A genomic stretch from Sulfuricurvum sp. includes:
- a CDS encoding A24 family peptidase, producing MEWLFIFILGAAIGSFMNVLIVRTPRDESVSFPASHCMSCNTPLRAWHNVPILSWLFLRGKCGFCGEKISVQYPIVETLAGLIFIFTALKLGVTFQAFGIALVFTLLLSLSVIDFYYKMVPDSLNLSALTFAILSATSLGQVGYNFTNALLFAGGFTLLRFYLSYAIKKEAMGEADIMIAATMGAILGVKLALVAIFLSALLALPALLLTQNKEDENSQQLPFIPFLAMATWIVLMFDTYVTAYLVGLYG from the coding sequence ATGGAATGGTTATTTATTTTTATCTTGGGTGCCGCTATCGGCTCGTTTATGAATGTATTGATTGTCCGTACACCACGTGATGAGAGTGTATCTTTTCCCGCTTCACACTGTATGAGCTGTAATACTCCTCTTCGAGCTTGGCACAATGTACCTATCCTCTCATGGCTCTTTTTACGGGGGAAATGTGGGTTTTGCGGTGAGAAAATTTCTGTACAATACCCTATCGTTGAAACTTTGGCAGGACTTATCTTTATTTTTACCGCACTCAAATTGGGAGTTACTTTCCAAGCGTTTGGTATTGCGCTGGTTTTTACCCTCTTACTCTCCCTCTCGGTGATCGATTTTTACTACAAAATGGTACCTGATAGTCTCAATCTCTCAGCATTAACATTTGCAATATTGAGTGCAACTTCTCTCGGACAAGTGGGCTATAACTTTACCAATGCCCTCCTCTTTGCCGGTGGATTTACATTGCTCCGTTTTTACCTCTCCTACGCTATTAAAAAAGAGGCGATGGGAGAAGCCGATATCATGATTGCCGCTACCATGGGGGCTATCTTAGGGGTAAAACTTGCCCTTGTAGCTATCTTTCTCTCCGCCCTTTTAGCATTACCTGCATTACTACTTACCCAAAACAAAGAGGATGAAAATTCTCAACAACTCCCATTTATTCCGTTTCTAGCGATGGCAACGTGGATTGTCCTGATGTTTGATACCTATGTAACAGCTTATTTAGTAGGTTTATATGGGTAA
- a CDS encoding di-trans,poly-cis-decaprenylcistransferase — MSNQPRHIAIIMDGNGRWAEAQGKNRSAGHEKGSETVRTITTYCAAHPEITHLTLYAFSTENWKRPKLEVEFLMKLLEKYLKKELPTYLDNNIRFHPIGDLSVFSPSLHQTIESVREETEGCTGLVQNLALNYGGRDEILRAVHTLQTSNESITIESLTAHLDCEIDVDLLIRTGGDHRISNFLLWQSAYAELFFTDTLWPEFTSDELGQIISQFKKIERRFGGVN, encoded by the coding sequence ATGAGTAATCAACCGCGCCATATCGCAATCATTATGGATGGAAACGGACGATGGGCAGAAGCTCAGGGGAAAAACCGTAGTGCAGGACATGAGAAGGGATCTGAAACCGTACGCACCATTACCACCTATTGTGCGGCACATCCTGAGATCACCCATCTCACCCTCTATGCTTTTAGCACCGAAAATTGGAAACGCCCGAAGCTTGAAGTTGAGTTTTTAATGAAACTGTTGGAAAAATATCTCAAAAAAGAGCTTCCAACCTATCTCGACAACAACATCCGTTTTCACCCTATCGGTGATTTATCTGTTTTTTCACCTTCATTGCACCAAACCATCGAATCGGTGCGTGAAGAAACCGAAGGGTGCACCGGATTAGTCCAAAATCTCGCTCTCAATTACGGAGGACGCGATGAGATACTCCGTGCGGTTCACACACTACAAACATCGAATGAATCGATTACGATAGAGTCACTCACAGCACATCTTGATTGTGAAATAGATGTCGATTTACTTATCCGAACAGGAGGAGATCACCGCATCTCCAACTTTTTGTTGTGGCAATCAGCCTATGCGGAACTCTTTTTCACCGATACACTGTGGCCTGAGTTTACGAGTGACGAACTCGGTCAAATTATCTCGCAATTTAAAAAAATTGAACGTCGTTTTGGAGGAGTGAACTAA
- the coaBC gene encoding bifunctional phosphopantothenoylcysteine decarboxylase/phosphopantothenate--cysteine ligase CoaBC has protein sequence MNIPSNLLAGKKILLGVTGSIAAYKSLELLRLYIKAGAEVHVVMSPAAKKFVQPLSFEALSRNRVLDDTNESWAGDDFNHIQLSQNADIMVIAPATANTIAKLANGIADTILTQCALAFSGVKLLAPSANTNMIHNPMIQASMKMLAIANYEILNTQTKELACQVVGDGAMAEPIDIFFETAKILLKEPFWEDRRVVVTGGGTREKIDEVRYISNFSSGKMAKAIALSLYLKGADVCYITTKGNDGLPKSIYTIEVDDAKEMLEYTQDALRVAKKGKLSKPSLNTTESIQLIQKRPFLFMVAAVADFTPAFPQQGKLKKSMLGEKWQVELKQTSDILSTLTKDREGVTTIAFKAEMDSQEGLNNAKALLMTKEVDAVCYNLLEDAKSFGGDKNSITFITKEDEIDLGRHNKFDLAEKIVQQAESL, from the coding sequence ATGAATATCCCTTCCAACCTTTTGGCAGGTAAAAAAATTCTCCTTGGTGTGACAGGCTCTATTGCAGCGTACAAATCGCTCGAACTCCTCCGCCTCTACATCAAAGCAGGAGCAGAGGTGCATGTAGTGATGAGCCCTGCGGCTAAAAAGTTTGTCCAACCGCTCAGTTTTGAAGCACTGAGTCGAAATCGTGTACTGGACGACACAAACGAATCGTGGGCAGGAGATGATTTTAACCATATCCAACTCTCCCAAAACGCTGATATTATGGTTATCGCCCCCGCGACCGCCAATACCATCGCCAAACTCGCCAACGGCATCGCCGATACCATCCTCACCCAATGTGCCCTCGCATTTTCAGGTGTAAAATTACTCGCCCCCTCAGCCAACACCAATATGATCCATAATCCGATGATCCAAGCATCCATGAAAATGCTCGCTATCGCTAATTATGAGATACTCAACACCCAGACCAAAGAGTTAGCGTGTCAAGTAGTCGGGGATGGTGCGATGGCAGAACCGATAGATATATTTTTTGAGACGGCAAAAATATTACTCAAAGAGCCATTTTGGGAAGATCGGCGCGTTGTGGTTACCGGTGGCGGAACACGAGAAAAAATCGATGAAGTGCGTTATATCTCTAACTTCTCTTCGGGAAAAATGGCAAAAGCTATTGCTCTCTCACTCTATCTCAAAGGTGCCGATGTCTGCTACATCACAACCAAAGGTAACGATGGACTCCCAAAAAGTATCTACACGATAGAAGTAGACGATGCCAAGGAGATGTTAGAATATACCCAAGATGCCCTCCGCGTTGCTAAAAAAGGGAAACTCTCTAAACCTTCACTCAACACCACCGAATCGATTCAACTCATACAAAAACGCCCCTTTTTGTTTATGGTTGCCGCCGTTGCGGATTTTACCCCCGCATTCCCGCAACAAGGGAAGCTCAAAAAATCGATGTTAGGGGAAAAGTGGCAAGTTGAGCTCAAACAAACATCAGATATTTTAAGTACACTTACCAAAGATCGAGAGGGTGTTACCACCATAGCCTTTAAAGCGGAGATGGATAGTCAAGAGGGGCTAAACAATGCCAAAGCACTTCTAATGACAAAAGAGGTCGATGCGGTGTGTTACAACCTTCTCGAAGATGCAAAAAGTTTTGGCGGAGACAAAAATAGCATTACGTTCATCACCAAAGAGGATGAAATTGATTTGGGTCGCCACAACAAATTTGACCTTGCCGAAAAAATAGTACAACAAGCCGAATCCTTATGA